One segment of Acidimicrobiales bacterium DNA contains the following:
- a CDS encoding DUF1800 domain-containing protein, giving the protein MPTPAADVAHLLRRAGFGGTPARIAELGALDRVDLVDAVLSTTGAPADDPPAAIADPAVDQYPKWVAATQWWLDRMATSPTPIVEKMTLFWHGHFVSGQGKVFDMDWMVRQNRLYRSLALGSFPTLTQKMAIEPAMLDYLDNRRNRAGQPNQNFARELMELFTIGVGNYTEADVDAAAKAWTGHRINDTTRQYELYAPWHDTTQKTFMGVTKNWDGPDIIDHLLTNATTRALAARFVARKLWLFLVGPEPSSATLTTIATAFASQLDIRALLRAIFLHDDFWTTTARQGLVRSPIEFAVGVMRATGLAGVDANPQWWLGSMGQEPFDPPNVSGWRTNGYWISTSAASARAGFVRYVTWRARDRGVLASTLSATPTVAVQQAFDTFAVDRASARTRSVLEAWVSAQRSAGQSWAVQPNLLTLVPLTPEFQLA; this is encoded by the coding sequence ATGCCCACGCCTGCCGCCGACGTCGCCCACCTCCTGCGCCGCGCCGGCTTCGGCGGCACCCCGGCCCGCATCGCCGAGCTCGGCGCCCTCGACCGGGTGGACCTCGTCGACGCCGTCCTGTCCACCACCGGCGCGCCCGCCGACGACCCCCCGGCGGCGATCGCCGACCCGGCCGTCGACCAGTACCCCAAATGGGTCGCCGCCACCCAGTGGTGGCTCGACCGGATGGCCACGAGTCCGACGCCCATCGTCGAGAAGATGACCCTGTTCTGGCACGGCCACTTCGTCTCGGGCCAGGGCAAGGTCTTCGACATGGACTGGATGGTCCGCCAGAACCGCCTCTACCGGTCGCTGGCGCTCGGGAGCTTCCCCACCCTCACCCAGAAGATGGCGATCGAGCCGGCGATGCTCGACTACCTCGACAACCGGCGCAACCGAGCCGGCCAGCCGAACCAGAACTTCGCCCGGGAGCTCATGGAGCTCTTCACGATCGGGGTCGGCAACTACACCGAGGCCGACGTCGACGCCGCCGCCAAGGCCTGGACCGGCCACCGGATCAACGACACCACCCGCCAGTACGAGCTCTACGCCCCGTGGCACGACACGACCCAGAAGACCTTCATGGGCGTGACGAAGAACTGGGACGGGCCCGACATCATCGACCACCTCCTCACCAACGCCACCACCCGGGCCCTGGCAGCCCGCTTCGTGGCCCGCAAGCTGTGGCTCTTCCTCGTCGGCCCGGAACCGTCGTCCGCCACGCTCACCACCATCGCCACTGCGTTCGCATCACAGCTCGACATCCGCGCGCTGCTCAGGGCGATCTTCCTCCACGACGACTTCTGGACGACCACCGCCCGCCAAGGCCTCGTGCGCTCGCCGATCGAGTTCGCGGTGGGCGTGATGCGGGCGACCGGCCTCGCCGGCGTCGACGCCAACCCGCAGTGGTGGCTGGGGTCGATGGGCCAGGAGCCGTTCGACCCGCCCAACGTGTCGGGCTGGCGGACCAACGGGTACTGGATCTCGACGAGCGCGGCGTCGGCGCGCGCCGGGTTCGTCCGGTACGTCACGTGGCGGGCACGCGACCGCGGGGTCCTCGCCTCGACCCTCAGCGCCACGCCCACCGTGGCCGTCCAACAGGCCTTCGACACCTTCGCCGTCGACCGCGCCAGCGCCCGGACCCGTTCGGTGCTCGAGGCATGGGTGAGCGCACAGCGCAGCGCCGGCCAGTCGTGGGCGGTCCAGCCGAACCTCCTGACGCTCGTGCCCCTGACCCCCGAGTTCCAGCTCGCCTGA